CCTTGTTATAGTTTTCCTATAgctaaaatgtgaaaaatgaaaaagagcATGTGATCTATTCTGATTGGAGTGTTATGCATACTCTGCTGTGCAATGGTTCAGATGATAATATGTTCTTAATAATTGATTGGTAGTTCAGAACTTCATGCTATGTGACCATCCTGTGTCTATACCCTTCCATTTGTTTCCCCATTGAACTAACCTTGTCATAAACATCACTTTATGTACCACAACTATGTCTGTTTGCTGCATCTGTACTATATTCTTTCATATAAATGATTATTGTATTTTGGATCAATTGTTATCAGCTGCTGTTGAACGTCTATCTGAGAAAGGTTTACTTGATCCGGATGCTATTGTCCGAACAGATGAGGCCACACTAGCGAATCTTATCAAACCTGTAAGTTGCAAGGACTGTTTGGTGGGAACTTTCCCAACTACAATAAATTACTGCATCTGAACTACCCAATATAAGGATTGATCCTACAAATGTACAAAAGAATATACATGATCTGCATATTACAGTATGGGCTCTAGCAAATGGTAACAAACCAAACTTTGAATGCATGCAATTTAATTGAAGCATAACCTTGATTTGGACCTCAGAAGACAAGAAGCTAGCTAGAGCTGTACCTGCTTTGTTAATTATACTGTTATATGTTTCTTGCTGGAAATTACTCAGCTCAGCCTTTGACATCATACTGGTTATTGTTTAATCAGGTTGGATTCTATCAGAGGAAGGCCAAATTCATAAAAGAAGCTTCTAAAATTTGCCTTGAACGTTTTGGAGGGGATATTCCAGATTCTCTGAATGAGCTTCTTGCTCTGAAAGGAGTTGGTCCTAAAATGGCTCATCTGGTAGTAATACTCATTATATAGTCGAAATATAAGCTTATTTAGCTTCACAATCCCTTTTTAATAACATAAACTAAGCAGGTGATGAGCATTGCATGGAAGAATACTCAGGGAATTTGCGTTGACACTCATGTACATCGCATATCTAACCGTCTTGGGTGGGTTTTCCGAGAGGGAACAAAACAGGTAATTTGTGAGTTATGTCTTTTGTGCCtttgaagaaaacaaattatacGTAGGGAACATCCATTTTGTCACTGACAAATTGCCACTTCTGTTTACTTTGCTCAGAGAACTACAACACCAGAGCAAACGAGAATGTCTCTTGAGAAGTGGCTACCAAAGGATGAGTGGGAACCTATCAACCCATTACTGGTATGAATCGGTTCTTTTTTCCACCACTAATGCTCAATTTCTACCATGTAAATAACTACATAAGATGGTGGCATTTGCTTTAACACTACATATCTGAATACTACCTAAACTGCAGAAATGTAAGACTTGTGTAAATtgaaattattgtttttaaaatCATGCAGGTTGGATTTGGGCAGACAATCTGTACTCCACTTAGGCCCAAATGTGACATGTGCGGCATAAACAACATCTGCCCTTCAGCTTTCAAGGAATCATCAAGCCCAAATccaaagcaaaagaaaatgagGTCATCTTAGAACTTATTGGCAGGGCTTGTGTACTTGTGTACATGCATTATTTACTGACCTGCTAGTGCTGGAAGGCTCTTCTTTTGGTTGGCATATTTATTGCCTGGATGACCTTCCTGCAACCATCTATCATTTTGTATAGCCATTATGTAGCATTTTGTATAGCCGTGATCTATTGAGACAATGGGTAGGGACACATTGATCTTGCTAGTTATTTATTATGGGCAAACAACTGGCACTTGGTAGGAAAAAGCTTTTGTAAACAGTATAACTAGAACAAAACGGAGGACGTTCATCAATTACCCTGCATTTGCCTCTGTttattgcagatttgcagttcTTTGCCGATCTCTTGTAGAAATGAGAGTTAATCCATGGAAAATGTAAGATATTTGAATAACAAAATGTGttcaaatcagaaaaaaaaacaggatcTTCACAAGCACTAAAATGGGACTACAAGAATATGAAGATAACTTTTGAGATTCCTAACAAAGGAATTAAAGTGCATCAACCATAAAAGAATTGAGTGCGTAAGATTAACTAAGCTATTCCTACCATCTGTCTCTCTACCAAGATgctaataagttttttttttttcaaaaaaaaaagataagaaataCTATGACAGTTTATCCCTAGCTATGTATACACAAACACAAAAAGATAGTAGCTGAAAATGCAGCAGCCGTAGTAGTAAATCCTAGACAGTAAACGCCGGCGATTTCAGGTCCGGCAAGCCGGCGCTGCGCCGGCCGACCACGACGACGTTCCCGTCACCGTCGGCGTCGACGATCACCGAGTCGCCGGCGCAGATCTCCCCGGCGAGCATCTTGTCCGTGAGCGTGTCCTCCAGCAGCCGCATGATGGCCCGGCGCAGCGGCCGCGCGCCGTAGCTCGGGTCGAAGCCTTGCTCGACGACGAGCTCCTTGAACCTCTCCGTCACCTGCAGCCCGATCCCCTTCCCGCCGATCCGGCCGGTGACCTCGGCGAGCATGATTCCGGCGATCTCCTTCACCTCCATCTTCGTCAGCTGCCGGAACACGATCATCTCGTCCAGCCGGTTCAGGAACTCCGGCCTGAAGTAGCGCTTCATCTCCTCCACCATGTTCTTGATCATCCCGtacccaccgtcgccgccgccatctccggcgaACCCGAGCTGCCTCCCGCCCTTCTCGATGACGCCGCTGCCGACGTTGGAGGTCATGATGATGAGCGAGTTCTTGAAATCCACCGTCTTCCCCTTGCTGTCCGTGAGCCGGCCATCGTCGAGGATTTGGAGCATCATGTTGAACACGTCCGGGTGCGCCTTCTCGACCTCGTCGAAGAGCACGACGGCGTAGGGGCGCCGCCGGATCGCCTCCGTCAGCTGGCCGCCCTCGGCGTAGCCGACGTACCCCGGCGGCGAGCCCACCAGCTTCGCCACCGTGTGCT
The nucleotide sequence above comes from Oryza glaberrima chromosome 11, OglaRS2, whole genome shotgun sequence. Encoded proteins:
- the LOC127754882 gene encoding endonuclease III homolog 1, chloroplastic-like, with product MPLALLARAALSSTSSSIAMATTRSSSRVLRASRAELNPGAKEVKRESSVSFDLTKTEAVASMRSKNVKRVLEVTGENIKKEVDIVPDIEDFRYGKASPSLVRLEKKVRVSSAIKVGSPENWEAILKGIKNMRLSGEAPVDTKGCEKAGSLLPPKERRFAVLISTMMSSQTKDEVTHAAVERLSEKGLLDPDAIVRTDEATLANLIKPVGFYQRKAKFIKEASKICLERFGGDIPDSLNELLALKGVGPKMAHLVMSIAWKNTQGICVDTHVHRISNRLGWVFREGTKQRTTTPEQTRMSLEKWLPKDEWEPINPLLVGFGQTICTPLRPKCDMCGINNICPSAFKESSSPNPKQKKMRSS